From the genome of Actinomycetota bacterium:
ACCAGGACCATCGCACTCCTCGCGGCCCTCGTGGCCGCCACCTTCGTCGGCCCCCACGCGGGGGCGTCGAACGACCCGTTCCTCGCCCAGCAGTGGGCGCTCGGCAAGATCGGCGCCTCGCAGGCCTGGTCGAAGTCGACCGGCTCCGGCATCACGATCGCGATCGTGGACACCGGCATCGACCTCAGGCACGAGGACCTCGCCGCCAACGTCGTGACTGGGACGAGCGTGATCAAGTGCGGCAAGAACGCGAAGAACTGCAACACCACGGGCCAGGACGACCAGGGCCACGGCACCCACGTCGCCGGCATCGCCGCCGCGGTGACCGGCAACGGCACGGGGGTGGCCGGGGTTGCCCCGAACGCGAAGCTCATGCCGGTGAAGGTGCTCGACGCAGCCGGGGAGGGCTCGGTCGAAAACATCGCAGCCGGCATCCGGTACGCCGCGGACAAGGGAGCCAAGGTGATCAACCTGTCGCTCGGCGTGATGTCCGGCGTCTCGCAGGTGGGCACGGTCGTCGGCTGGTGGAAGCCGATCGACGACGCGATCACCCACGCGTGGAGCAGGGGAGCGGTGGTCGTCGTGGCCGCCGGCAACGACTCCTTCCCGCTCTGCGCCGAGCCGGCCGCCCACGCCCGCGCGATCTGCGTCGGTGCGACCGACCCGAACGACGCCGTGGCCAGCTACTCCAACACCGGGGACGTGGACGTGACCGCGCCCGGTGGGTTCGGCTCGGTCTTCTGCGAGCACCCGCAGATGGACATCCTCTCGACCATGTGGGCCGGTTCCGCCTACGACTGCGGGCGCAACGGGTACGAG
Proteins encoded in this window:
- a CDS encoding S8 family peptidase yields the protein MRTRTIALLAALVAATFVGPHAGASNDPFLAQQWALGKIGASQAWSKSTGSGITIAIVDTGIDLRHEDLAANVVTGTSVIKCGKNAKNCNTTGQDDQGHGTHVAGIAAAVTGNGTGVAGVAPNAKLMPVKVLDAAGEGSVENIAAGIRYAADKGAKVINLSLGVMSGVSQVGTVVGWWKPIDDAITHAWSRGAVVVVAAGNDSFPLCAEPAAHARAICVGATDPNDAVASYSNTGDVDVTAPGGFGSVFCEHPQMDILSTMWAGSAYDCGRNGYETLAGTSMAAPHVAGVAALVMSKGLTNAQTVERIYATADDLGAPGWDPVYGYGRINANRAVS